In the genome of Xanthobacteraceae bacterium, one region contains:
- a CDS encoding enoyl-CoA hydratase/isomerase family protein, translating to MTSPVVLFEAKGAVAEVTLNRPALHNAFNDEVVRSLAAAWERVGNSKDVRVVVIKGAGASFSGGGDLDYMRKAGAASREENLSGTLAMANMLKALRDLPQPVLALMHGNCMAGATGVVSAADIAVATENARFAFSEVRLGLTPATISPHVVAAIGARQASRYFLTGERFDAVEARRIALVHEIVPDEAALAARGGEVVAMLLQGAPGAIADIKKLIREVASRPLDDGLIGLTAGNIADRMASVEGQEGLASFFEKRKPGWTRG from the coding sequence ATGACGAGCCCCGTGGTTCTGTTCGAGGCGAAGGGAGCGGTGGCGGAAGTCACGCTGAACCGGCCAGCCTTGCACAATGCGTTCAACGACGAAGTAGTACGCTCGCTTGCCGCCGCATGGGAGCGCGTGGGTAACAGCAAAGATGTGCGTGTCGTCGTAATCAAAGGCGCGGGAGCGAGTTTCTCCGGCGGCGGCGACCTCGATTATATGCGCAAGGCTGGAGCCGCTTCGCGCGAGGAAAACCTTTCCGGCACGTTGGCAATGGCTAACATGTTGAAAGCATTGCGTGATCTTCCGCAGCCGGTGCTCGCACTGATGCACGGCAACTGCATGGCAGGCGCAACCGGCGTCGTTTCCGCCGCCGATATTGCAGTTGCAACCGAAAATGCGCGCTTTGCCTTCTCGGAGGTTCGCCTTGGCCTGACTCCGGCGACGATCTCGCCGCATGTAGTCGCCGCCATTGGTGCGCGGCAAGCTAGCCGTTATTTTCTGACCGGCGAACGCTTCGATGCCGTGGAGGCGCGCCGTATCGCGCTCGTGCACGAAATCGTACCGGACGAAGCAGCGCTTGCTGCGCGGGGCGGCGAGGTTGTCGCGATGTTGCTGCAAGGCGCTCCCGGCGCGATTGCCGACATCAAGAAACTCATCCGCGAGGTCGCAAGCCGCCCGCTCGACGACGGCCTCATCGGTCTCACCGCCGGGAATATCGCGGACCGCATGGCCAGCGTGGAAGGGCAGGAAGGATTGGCTTCGTTCTTTGAGAAGCGGAAGCCCGGCTGGACCCGCGGCTAG
- a CDS encoding 3-keto-5-aminohexanoate cleavage protein, protein MSDFAVITCAITGVLTDPKQHPVPVTPEQLGHEAKIACDAGAAVIHVHFRQQADGKGHLPSWETNVARDCVDAIRAACPGVIVNQTTGVVGADVSGPLECIRATKPEIAACNAGSLNYLKVRADGKWAWPPLLFDNPVEKVGKFLAVMSECNTRPEFECFDTGIVRSVGMFRRTGMYAGKLQYNFVMGVESGMPAEPELLPLLTRLTENDALWSVTAIGRENIWPLHRRAAELGGQLRTGVEDTFYLPDGARASSNGPLIETLAYYAREAGRKVATPAEARSLLGLS, encoded by the coding sequence ATGAGCGACTTCGCCGTCATTACCTGCGCGATCACGGGCGTGCTGACCGATCCGAAACAGCATCCCGTGCCTGTGACGCCCGAACAACTTGGGCACGAAGCAAAGATTGCATGCGATGCGGGGGCCGCCGTGATCCATGTTCATTTCCGGCAACAGGCGGATGGCAAGGGACATCTTCCTTCGTGGGAGACGAACGTCGCGCGAGATTGCGTGGATGCGATCCGTGCGGCTTGTCCGGGCGTGATCGTCAACCAGACCACCGGCGTGGTCGGTGCAGACGTGAGCGGCCCGCTGGAATGTATCCGCGCCACGAAACCGGAGATCGCGGCCTGCAACGCCGGATCGCTCAACTACCTGAAGGTGAGAGCGGACGGAAAGTGGGCATGGCCGCCACTGTTGTTCGACAATCCGGTCGAGAAGGTCGGCAAGTTTCTCGCCGTCATGAGCGAATGTAATACGCGCCCCGAATTCGAATGTTTCGATACCGGCATCGTGCGCTCGGTCGGCATGTTTCGCCGCACCGGAATGTATGCGGGCAAGCTGCAATACAACTTCGTGATGGGCGTGGAATCCGGGATGCCGGCAGAACCGGAGTTGCTGCCGCTGCTGACGCGGCTGACCGAAAACGACGCGCTATGGAGTGTCACGGCCATCGGCCGCGAGAACATCTGGCCGCTGCACCGGCGCGCAGCAGAACTCGGCGGGCAGTTACGCACAGGTGTCGAGGATACGTTCTATCTGCCGGATGGGGCGAGGGCGTCGTCCAACGGACCCCTGATCGAAACGCTCGCGTACTACGCCCGCGAAGCAGGGCGCAAGGTAGCGACCCCGGCGGAAGCGCGGTCGCTGCTCGGTCTGTCATGA
- a CDS encoding acyl-CoA dehydrogenase family protein has translation MFTQEHEAVRRTIARFVQEELNPHVNEWEDAETYPAHEVIKKLGKLGLLGLTKPEAYGGAGLDHSYSVIMAEELGACRCGGVPMSIGVHTDMATPALARFGSDELRKEFLAPAIAGDLLSCIGVSEPGAGSDVSSIKTKARKDGDDYVIDGGKMWITNGTQADFMCCLANTSDGDPHRNKSLIVIPMKSKGVSIEKKIKKIGMNASDTALIHFDGVRVPQRNRIGDEGKGFTYQMLQFQEERLWGAANCLKMMETAINDTIDYTRQRKIFGEPVLNNQSVHFKLAELQSEVEALRALVYRTTEMLVAGGDMTKLASMAKLKAGRLVRQVADECLQYWGGMGFTWENQVSRLFRDGRLVSIGAGADEVMLSIIAKYMGILPPRTQ, from the coding sequence ATGTTCACGCAGGAACACGAGGCCGTCCGCCGCACGATTGCGCGCTTCGTGCAGGAAGAACTGAACCCGCATGTCAATGAATGGGAAGATGCGGAAACCTATCCTGCGCATGAAGTCATCAAGAAACTAGGCAAGCTCGGACTTCTCGGCCTGACCAAGCCGGAAGCCTATGGCGGCGCCGGGTTGGACCATTCCTATTCCGTGATCATGGCCGAGGAACTCGGCGCGTGCCGTTGCGGCGGTGTGCCAATGTCTATCGGCGTTCATACCGACATGGCGACGCCTGCGCTCGCGCGCTTCGGCTCCGACGAGTTGCGGAAGGAGTTTCTCGCGCCTGCTATCGCAGGTGATTTGTTGTCTTGCATCGGTGTTTCCGAACCGGGCGCGGGTTCGGATGTTTCCTCGATCAAGACCAAGGCCCGCAAGGACGGCGACGACTATGTGATCGACGGCGGCAAAATGTGGATCACGAACGGCACGCAGGCGGATTTCATGTGCTGCCTCGCCAACACATCGGACGGCGACCCGCATCGCAACAAATCGCTCATCGTCATCCCGATGAAGTCGAAGGGCGTCTCCATCGAGAAGAAGATCAAGAAGATCGGCATGAATGCCTCCGACACGGCGCTCATCCATTTCGACGGTGTGCGCGTGCCGCAGCGGAACCGCATCGGCGACGAAGGCAAGGGCTTCACCTACCAGATGCTCCAGTTTCAGGAGGAGCGGCTATGGGGTGCCGCCAATTGCCTCAAGATGATGGAAACCGCGATCAACGACACCATCGACTACACGCGCCAACGCAAGATTTTCGGCGAGCCGGTGCTGAACAACCAAAGCGTACACTTCAAGCTGGCGGAATTGCAGAGCGAGGTCGAGGCGCTGCGCGCGCTGGTTTATCGCACCACCGAGATGCTGGTCGCTGGCGGCGACATGACCAAGCTCGCCTCGATGGCGAAGCTGAAGGCCGGGCGTCTGGTTCGACAGGTCGCTGACGAATGCCTGCAATACTGGGGCGGCATGGGCTTCACCTGGGAGAATCAGGTGTCGCGGCTGTTTCGTGACGGGCGGCTTGTTTCCATCGGTGCTGGAGCGGACGAAGTCATGCTCTCCATCATCGCGAAATACATGGGCATCCTGCCGCCGCGGACGCAGTGA
- a CDS encoding tetratricopeptide repeat protein, translating to MASSRLIPRAGIAPNATISELIAAAVALVWLVAFPCQANAQRRLEVPQFDLLPEVEVPEPPAPGPRRHDPWTIVRPPEPALPAPPPGPKQDFSPWTQCNLPQLPEDNVRFCTDVVLDDKESIERRAAAYLARAYARERQFLSVLAIADLTDAIELDPKLALAYYRRGALWQRERNHDAALRDFNEALKLQPRDAALFVARGTSLRAKKNLPAAIRDFDRAIALNKSSEAAYYERALVHLDQGKPEAALQDLQASLKLNAKIGTTYYALGNVYRALGQKPQAQLAFDKAVQTDPTLELFVLAAKGEAYLQDGDCKAALDQLDRALKINPRSPPLLNNRAACLRKTGRFEEAIRDLNIAIAIVPNNPELFTGRGLAFLSLRERNKAQADFDLALKVKPDFIQALRYRGQLFLAAKDFPRATSDLERASRDASNPDVIAEYGFALLIAGDNAGANKQFERALQIDADHPLSVYGRGYLKRKDGDVSAGETDMVLALRKQPEILDWLDSIGFKL from the coding sequence ATGGCCTCTTCAAGGCTCATTCCGCGCGCAGGCATCGCGCCAAATGCGACGATCAGCGAACTGATCGCCGCAGCCGTGGCGCTCGTTTGGCTGGTTGCCTTCCCTTGTCAGGCCAACGCCCAGCGGCGACTCGAGGTGCCCCAGTTCGACCTACTACCTGAGGTGGAAGTCCCTGAGCCTCCCGCACCCGGGCCGCGCCGTCACGATCCCTGGACCATTGTGCGTCCGCCTGAGCCGGCGCTTCCGGCGCCGCCACCCGGCCCTAAACAGGATTTCTCGCCCTGGACGCAGTGCAACCTTCCGCAGTTGCCTGAGGACAACGTAAGATTCTGTACCGACGTCGTTCTCGACGACAAGGAAAGCATCGAACGGCGTGCCGCGGCCTATCTTGCGAGAGCCTATGCGCGCGAGCGGCAATTTCTCAGCGTTCTCGCCATCGCCGATCTCACCGATGCGATCGAACTGGATCCGAAGCTGGCGCTGGCCTACTACCGGCGCGGCGCGCTCTGGCAACGCGAGCGAAATCACGATGCCGCTTTGCGCGACTTCAACGAAGCTTTGAAGCTGCAGCCGCGCGACGCCGCACTCTTTGTCGCGCGCGGTACTTCATTGCGAGCAAAAAAGAACCTGCCTGCTGCGATCCGTGATTTCGACCGCGCGATCGCGCTTAACAAATCTTCGGAGGCCGCATACTACGAACGTGCGCTGGTACATCTCGATCAGGGCAAACCCGAAGCTGCGTTACAGGACCTGCAAGCGTCCCTGAAGCTGAATGCAAAAATCGGGACGACGTATTACGCGCTCGGCAATGTTTATCGCGCCCTTGGGCAAAAACCACAGGCGCAACTCGCGTTCGATAAAGCCGTGCAGACCGACCCGACCCTCGAATTGTTCGTACTCGCAGCCAAGGGCGAAGCCTATTTGCAGGACGGAGACTGCAAGGCAGCGCTCGACCAGCTCGACCGGGCACTCAAGATCAATCCCCGCTCGCCTCCTTTGCTGAACAACCGCGCCGCGTGCCTTCGCAAAACCGGACGCTTCGAAGAGGCGATCCGCGACCTGAATATCGCGATTGCGATCGTGCCGAATAACCCGGAACTGTTCACCGGCCGCGGACTCGCGTTCCTTTCGCTCCGCGAACGCAACAAGGCGCAGGCCGACTTCGACCTTGCGCTAAAGGTCAAGCCAGACTTCATTCAGGCCCTTCGCTATCGCGGCCAACTCTTTCTGGCGGCTAAGGATTTTCCTCGCGCGACGAGCGACCTAGAAAGGGCTTCTCGCGACGCTTCGAACCCCGACGTAATCGCGGAATATGGCTTTGCCCTGCTGATCGCAGGCGACAACGCTGGCGCGAACAAGCAATTCGAACGGGCATTGCAGATCGATGCCGACCATCCGTTGTCGGTGTACGGTCGGGGTTATCTCAAACGGAAAGACGGCGACGTCAGCGCCGGAGAAACCGACATGGTGCTGGCACTGCGCAAGCAGCCCGAAATCCTCGACTGGCTCGACAGCATCGGCTTCAAACTCTAG
- a CDS encoding acyl-CoA dehydrogenase family protein, which yields MTGTVRKSPYYTAEHEAFRETVARFVAKEIEPFANEWDEVGEFPRALYKKASEIGLLQLGFPEEFGGIPADRFHLIAAAQELAKAGSGGVAAGLMSHTIGSPPVAKLGSAALKQKVLPAVLAGEKISALAITEPNAGSDVANIKTTARRDGDHYVIRGEKTFITSGMRADFYTVAVRTGEPGLGGISLIVIERDTPGFSRTPLKKMGWWASDTATLHFDECRVPAENLIGKENAGFMAVMLNFNDERLSLAASSNGFARVAYEEALAYAKLRETFGKPIIKHQVIRHKLVDMAQRIVATQALLERTAWALDQGESPVADLCMLKNQATQTLAFCASEAVQIFGGAGFMRGAKVERIYREVKVNAIGGGTEEIMKDLAARQMGM from the coding sequence ATGACCGGAACGGTGCGGAAGTCGCCTTATTACACGGCGGAGCATGAAGCTTTCCGCGAAACGGTTGCGCGTTTCGTCGCGAAGGAAATTGAGCCGTTTGCAAACGAGTGGGATGAGGTCGGAGAATTTCCACGCGCATTATATAAAAAGGCGTCGGAGATCGGCCTGTTGCAACTTGGATTTCCGGAGGAGTTCGGCGGCATACCGGCCGACCGCTTTCACCTGATTGCCGCCGCACAGGAACTGGCAAAGGCCGGTAGCGGCGGCGTCGCGGCGGGTCTGATGAGCCACACCATCGGCTCTCCGCCGGTTGCGAAGCTCGGCTCGGCAGCACTGAAGCAAAAGGTACTTCCCGCTGTGCTCGCGGGCGAGAAAATATCCGCGCTTGCGATCACCGAGCCGAACGCGGGTTCGGATGTTGCGAATATCAAAACAACCGCGCGGCGCGACGGCGACCATTACGTCATTCGTGGCGAAAAGACTTTCATCACGTCCGGCATGCGCGCGGATTTTTATACGGTCGCCGTGCGCACCGGCGAGCCGGGTTTGGGCGGAATTTCGCTGATCGTGATCGAGCGCGATACGCCGGGCTTTTCGCGGACGCCGCTCAAGAAAATGGGCTGGTGGGCGTCCGACACCGCGACCCTGCATTTCGATGAGTGTCGCGTGCCTGCTGAGAACCTGATCGGCAAGGAAAACGCAGGGTTCATGGCGGTGATGCTCAATTTCAACGACGAGCGGCTGTCGCTTGCGGCTTCGTCGAATGGCTTTGCCCGCGTCGCCTACGAGGAGGCGCTGGCCTATGCGAAGCTGCGCGAAACCTTCGGCAAGCCGATCATCAAGCATCAGGTGATCCGGCATAAGCTGGTCGACATGGCACAGCGCATCGTTGCTACGCAGGCGCTGCTGGAGCGCACGGCATGGGCGCTGGATCAGGGCGAAAGTCCCGTGGCCGATCTTTGCATGCTGAAAAACCAGGCGACACAAACGCTTGCCTTCTGCGCGTCCGAAGCCGTTCAGATTTTCGGCGGTGCGGGTTTCATGCGCGGTGCGAAGGTCGAACGCATCTATCGCGAAGTGAAGGTCAATGCGATCGGCGGCGGCACCGAGGAAATCATGAAAGACCTCGCCGCGCGTCAGATGGGGATGTGA
- a CDS encoding TetR family transcriptional regulator, with protein sequence MAASGKHRAANTAKRTRSPRAEEDRRSELIAISAKLFREKGYDKTTVRDISSAAGIQSGSWFYYFKTKHDILAAAVEEGMRQALAQIEEIAGDKSPPREKFRKLVLTHLRTVLLPEQHFIPLLLYEWKSMGRPERKRVVAIKDRYEAIWDGVIAELDKSGDWAMPTRMDRLFLFGALNWTAQWYRAGERLTIEQLAERAVTFCLRTPEPGNVVSMPRKARR encoded by the coding sequence ATGGCGGCTTCCGGAAAACACCGCGCGGCAAACACCGCGAAACGCACGCGGTCTCCGCGTGCCGAAGAAGATCGCCGCTCGGAACTGATTGCTATTTCCGCGAAGCTGTTTCGTGAGAAGGGCTACGACAAAACCACGGTGCGCGATATTTCGTCCGCCGCCGGCATCCAGTCCGGTAGCTGGTTTTACTACTTCAAGACCAAGCACGACATCCTCGCGGCCGCGGTCGAGGAGGGTATGCGTCAGGCGCTTGCGCAGATTGAGGAGATTGCCGGCGACAAGTCTCCGCCGCGCGAGAAATTTCGCAAGCTGGTGCTGACACACCTTCGCACAGTGCTGCTGCCCGAACAGCACTTCATTCCACTTCTTTTATACGAGTGGAAATCCATGGGCCGCCCGGAGCGCAAACGCGTGGTCGCGATCAAGGATCGCTATGAAGCGATCTGGGACGGCGTTATCGCCGAACTCGACAAGAGCGGCGACTGGGCGATGCCGACGCGCATGGACCGTCTGTTTCTCTTTGGCGCGTTGAACTGGACCGCGCAATGGTACCGCGCGGGCGAACGCCTCACGATAGAGCAACTCGCGGAACGCGCCGTCACCTTCTGCCTGCGCACGCCGGAACCCGGAAATGTGGTTTCGATGCCGCGCAAGGCGAGACGGTAG
- a CDS encoding ATP-grasp domain-containing protein, producing MRKLSRLLIANRGEIVLRIARTARAMGIETVAVYSDADGADTHAAACDKAIGIGGKTAPESYLVIEKIIAAARESGADAVHPGYGFLSENAAFAQAVADAGLVFVGPPPAAISTMGDKAAARQRMAKTGIPVVPGYDGDEQSEARFLEEAKRIGFPVMIKASAGGGGRGMRKVASEKDFVPELRAASSEAKKAFGDGRLILERAVERPRHVEIQVFADNHGNVVHLGERDCSVQRRHQKVLEEAPSPVVDAKLREKMGAAATAVAREIGYAGAGTVEFLLDREGNFYFMEMNTRLQVEHPVTEMITGLDLVEWQLRVARAELLPKKQSEIGIKGHAIEARLCAEDPAKGFLPRTGKVLHWRAAGDARFEVMLREDMEISPFYDSMLGKVIAWGETRNEALEKLADALERSSLLGVTTNRGFLVKLLRHPAFRTGIDVSTAFIPEHFPDDESRKDKAAEDVWMLAALLADRRDAQAPADPAWNGWSNAAPLPRVWWLSHDGELRRGIISSSSGSTTIATNNASMTFDAVQDEVAHAWNDNELWLQAGGVDYRFERETYRQPARKREEDSDGISRAPLNAKVSQVSVAAGDTVAAGQSLMVLEAMKMEHHILARTGGKVKSIAVNAGDQVVPGQMLAEIEIAMAAPSVARH from the coding sequence ATGCGGAAACTCTCGCGTCTTCTTATTGCCAATCGCGGCGAGATCGTCCTGCGCATCGCGCGCACGGCGAGAGCCATGGGCATCGAGACGGTCGCGGTTTATTCGGACGCCGACGGCGCGGATACGCATGCTGCGGCTTGCGATAAAGCGATTGGCATCGGCGGAAAGACGGCTCCTGAGTCTTATCTCGTCATCGAGAAGATTATCGCCGCCGCACGTGAAAGCGGGGCGGACGCGGTTCATCCCGGCTATGGCTTTCTCTCCGAGAATGCTGCTTTCGCGCAGGCAGTGGCGGACGCAGGGCTGGTCTTCGTCGGGCCGCCGCCCGCTGCGATTTCCACGATGGGCGACAAGGCCGCCGCAAGGCAGCGCATGGCAAAGACCGGCATCCCGGTGGTGCCGGGCTATGACGGCGATGAACAAAGCGAAGCGCGCTTTCTGGAAGAAGCAAAGCGCATCGGCTTTCCGGTGATGATCAAGGCTTCCGCCGGTGGCGGTGGGCGCGGCATGCGCAAGGTCGCTTCAGAGAAGGATTTCGTTCCGGAACTGCGTGCGGCTTCCAGTGAAGCGAAGAAGGCGTTCGGTGATGGCCGGCTCATTCTGGAACGTGCGGTCGAACGCCCGCGCCATGTCGAGATACAGGTGTTCGCGGATAATCACGGCAATGTCGTGCATCTCGGCGAGCGCGACTGTTCGGTGCAGCGGCGTCATCAGAAGGTGCTGGAGGAAGCGCCATCGCCGGTGGTGGACGCAAAGCTACGCGAAAAGATGGGTGCGGCCGCAACGGCGGTCGCAAGGGAGATCGGTTACGCAGGCGCGGGCACGGTGGAATTCCTGCTCGACCGCGAGGGCAATTTCTACTTCATGGAAATGAATACGCGCTTGCAGGTCGAACATCCCGTGACCGAGATGATCACCGGCCTCGATCTGGTCGAATGGCAGTTGCGTGTTGCGCGCGCCGAATTGCTCCCGAAGAAGCAGAGCGAAATCGGAATCAAGGGCCACGCCATCGAAGCGCGGCTCTGCGCCGAAGATCCCGCGAAAGGTTTTCTGCCGCGTACCGGAAAGGTGCTCCACTGGCGCGCAGCGGGCGATGCCCGCTTCGAGGTGATGCTCCGCGAGGACATGGAAATATCTCCCTTCTACGACTCCATGCTCGGCAAGGTGATTGCATGGGGCGAAACGCGAAACGAGGCCCTCGAAAAACTGGCCGATGCGCTGGAGCGGTCAAGCCTGCTCGGCGTTACCACGAACCGCGGCTTTCTCGTAAAGCTGTTGCGGCATCCCGCATTCCGTACAGGTATTGATGTCTCGACGGCGTTCATTCCCGAACATTTTCCGGATGACGAAAGCCGCAAAGATAAAGCGGCCGAAGATGTCTGGATGCTTGCAGCATTGCTGGCCGATCGCAGGGATGCGCAAGCACCTGCCGATCCTGCGTGGAATGGCTGGAGCAACGCGGCGCCATTGCCGCGCGTCTGGTGGCTTTCGCATGATGGTGAGTTGCGGCGCGGCATAATCTCATCGTCATCCGGCAGCACGACCATCGCTACCAACAATGCGAGTATGACATTCGATGCCGTGCAAGACGAGGTTGCCCACGCATGGAACGATAACGAGCTTTGGTTGCAAGCCGGCGGCGTCGATTACCGTTTCGAGCGCGAGACCTACCGCCAGCCTGCGCGCAAACGTGAAGAGGACAGCGACGGCATTTCCCGCGCTCCGCTGAACGCGAAGGTTTCGCAAGTATCGGTCGCGGCAGGTGACACCGTCGCTGCCGGACAGTCGCTGATGGTGCTCGAAGCCATGAAGATGGAACACCACATCCTCGCGCGCACCGGCGGCAAGGTGAAATCCATCGCCGTCAACGCGGGCGATCAGGTCGTGCCGGGCCAGATGCTTGCCGAAATCGAAATTGCGATGGCTGCGCCATCCGTTGCGAGGCATTGA
- a CDS encoding SDR family oxidoreductase has protein sequence MQYRSVFRQGLLEGQIVVVSGGGSGIGRCIAHEAAALGAHVVLIGRRAENLEKVANEIAEDGGKADFFASDIRDEARVKETVSQVVAKHGRVDALVNNAGGQFPAPLEKISANGWQAVLNTNLMGGFLFARECYTQSMKGRGGAIVNIIADMWGGMPGMGHSGAARAGMLNFTETAAVEWAPVRVNAVAPGWIASSGLDTYPPAMQQMIRGLSEHVPLARIGREAEVSSAVMFLLSEGAAFISGSCLRVDGGAPNARRHMPLSPQRKANAVYDGFHRAVAPKVLQD, from the coding sequence ATGCAGTATCGCTCCGTATTCCGTCAGGGCTTGCTGGAGGGGCAGATCGTTGTCGTTTCCGGTGGAGGCAGCGGCATCGGCCGGTGCATCGCGCACGAAGCGGCCGCACTTGGTGCCCATGTCGTGCTGATCGGCCGCCGCGCGGAGAATCTGGAAAAAGTCGCGAACGAGATCGCCGAGGACGGCGGTAAGGCGGATTTTTTCGCGAGCGACATTCGTGACGAAGCGCGCGTGAAGGAAACCGTCTCGCAGGTCGTTGCAAAGCACGGCCGCGTCGACGCACTGGTGAACAATGCTGGTGGCCAGTTTCCCGCACCTTTGGAAAAAATCTCCGCAAATGGCTGGCAGGCCGTCCTGAACACGAACCTGATGGGCGGCTTCCTGTTCGCGCGCGAATGCTACACGCAGTCGATGAAGGGGCGCGGCGGCGCCATCGTGAACATCATCGCGGACATGTGGGGCGGTATGCCCGGCATGGGCCATAGCGGCGCGGCCCGCGCGGGCATGCTCAATTTCACCGAAACCGCCGCGGTGGAATGGGCGCCGGTGCGTGTCAATGCGGTTGCGCCGGGCTGGATCGCTTCGAGCGGCCTCGATACCTATCCGCCCGCCATGCAGCAGATGATCCGTGGGCTTTCAGAGCATGTACCGCTCGCGCGTATCGGCCGCGAGGCGGAAGTCTCTTCCGCCGTCATGTTCCTGCTTTCCGAAGGCGCGGCTTTCATTTCCGGTTCGTGTCTGCGCGTCGATGGCGGCGCGCCGAACGCGCGGCGTCACATGCCGCTGTCGCCGCAACGCAAAGCCAATGCGGTTTACGACGGCTTCCATCGCGCAGTAGCCCCGAAAGTGTTGCAGGACTGA
- a CDS encoding acyl-CoA carboxylase subunit beta translates to MPVFVSRISRDAAFEDNRAYMLAQIAAMRALEQRTRDTSAKAGPRFAKRGQLLPRERLALLLDANAPFFELSALSGYMLDKPDPAASIPGSGIAVCIGYVSSVRCLIIADDSGIDAGALQPMGLEKFQRAQSIALDHKLPFIHLVESAGANLLGYRVEDFVRGGGNFCGLARLSAAGNPVVALVHGSSTAGGAYMTGLSDYVVMVRDRAKAFLAGPPLLKAATGEIATDEELGGAQMHGSVSGLAEYLADNDAEGIRIVRDLMKSIGARDEWPSGEGVKPPRLPADDLLGLMPKDGRKPVDMREVAARIVDDSELLEFKADYGPGTVCLHASICGEQVGILTNNGPIDPAGANKATHFIQACCQSDVALVYLQNTTGYLVGKEPERAGMIKHGSKMIQAVANASVPQVTIMCGASYGAGNYGMCGRGFDPDFLFSWPNAKTSVMGAEQAANTMVNVMTDAAKAKGNGADMAMLEALKQKVIENFERQMPAFYTSGRMLDDGVIDPRDTRNVIAFALSVCRAGQRKHLRPTSFGVARP, encoded by the coding sequence ATGCCGGTGTTTGTATCCCGCATCTCGCGCGACGCCGCCTTTGAGGACAATCGCGCATACATGCTGGCGCAAATTGCCGCGATGCGGGCGTTGGAACAACGCACGCGCGATACGTCCGCGAAAGCGGGTCCGCGCTTCGCCAAGCGCGGGCAGTTGCTCCCGCGTGAACGTCTCGCGCTTCTGCTTGACGCCAATGCGCCGTTTTTCGAACTCTCTGCGCTATCCGGCTATATGCTGGACAAGCCTGACCCGGCGGCTTCGATTCCGGGAAGCGGCATCGCGGTCTGTATCGGTTACGTTTCCAGCGTGCGTTGCCTGATCATCGCCGATGACTCCGGCATCGACGCAGGCGCGCTGCAGCCCATGGGGCTGGAGAAATTTCAGCGTGCGCAGAGCATCGCGTTGGATCACAAACTGCCGTTCATCCACCTCGTCGAGTCGGCGGGCGCTAACTTGCTCGGCTACCGCGTGGAAGACTTCGTGCGGGGCGGGGGCAACTTCTGCGGTCTCGCGCGGCTCTCGGCGGCAGGCAACCCTGTGGTCGCGCTGGTCCATGGCTCGTCTACTGCGGGCGGGGCCTACATGACCGGGCTTTCCGATTATGTCGTGATGGTACGCGACCGCGCGAAGGCATTTCTTGCCGGTCCGCCATTGCTGAAAGCCGCGACCGGGGAAATCGCCACCGACGAAGAACTCGGCGGTGCGCAGATGCACGGCTCGGTTTCGGGTCTTGCCGAGTATCTCGCCGACAACGATGCCGAAGGCATCCGTATCGTGCGCGACCTTATGAAGAGTATTGGCGCAAGAGACGAGTGGCCTTCGGGGGAAGGCGTGAAACCGCCGCGCCTGCCTGCGGATGATCTGCTCGGCCTGATGCCGAAGGATGGCCGCAAGCCTGTCGATATGCGCGAGGTTGCGGCGCGCATCGTTGACGATTCCGAACTTCTCGAATTCAAGGCCGATTACGGCCCCGGCACGGTCTGTCTGCACGCGAGCATTTGCGGCGAGCAGGTGGGCATCCTCACCAACAATGGCCCCATCGATCCTGCCGGAGCGAACAAGGCCACGCATTTCATTCAGGCGTGCTGCCAGAGCGATGTCGCGCTGGTCTATCTGCAAAACACCACCGGCTATCTCGTCGGCAAGGAGCCGGAACGCGCCGGCATGATCAAGCACGGCTCGAAGATGATTCAGGCCGTTGCCAATGCGTCCGTTCCGCAAGTCACCATCATGTGCGGCGCGTCCTATGGCGCGGGCAATTACGGCATGTGCGGCCGCGGCTTCGATCCGGATTTCTTGTTCTCGTGGCCGAACGCGAAGACGTCCGTGATGGGCGCGGAGCAGGCGGCAAACACGATGGTCAACGTCATGACCGACGCCGCGAAGGCCAAGGGCAACGGCGCCGATATGGCGATGCTGGAAGCGTTGAAGCAGAAGGTGATCGAGAATTTCGAGCGGCAGATGCCTGCGTTCTACACATCCGGCCGGATGCTGGACGACGGCGTGATCGATCCGCGCGACACGCGCAACGTAATCGCGTTTGCGCTTTCGGTTTGCCGGGCGGGACAACGAAAACATTTGCGGCCGACCAGCTTCGGCGTCGCACGTCCGTAA